In Ananas comosus cultivar F153 linkage group 10, ASM154086v1, whole genome shotgun sequence, the following proteins share a genomic window:
- the LOC109716239 gene encoding uncharacterized protein LOC109716239, protein MVIKKASAHPLFMSTTPLSASRAILITCLLLFDISRLASARKKHPRCPSFSCGPLHDIGYPFRSKGDPPKCGDRRFQLACEAGNKTIWDIHQPGTYYVTEISKSLPLQSLSRTSIESMGLYASDFTWATFVSCTRMIVNSTYNPVPCLSKTDAFAYVILSSQALQLEDTERFCSFLAMTPVMFDPERMQLMNGNMISLEHPTTEYVFQLLKRGFPVPIYSAGLPALFYAAGLQDFSGFYGCPKEAVW, encoded by the exons ATGGTGATCAAGAAGGCTTCAGCACATCCTCTTTTCATGAGCACCACACCACTATCTGCCTCCCGAGCTATACTGATCACATGCCTTCTCCTATTCGATATTAGCAGATTAGCTTCTGCACGAAAGAAGCACCCGAGATGTCCGTCTTTCTCTTGTGGACCTCTGCACGACATTGGTTATCCATTCCGCTCGAAGGGCGACCCCCCCAAATGCGGGGATCGTCGATTTCAGCTTGCCTGTGAGGCTGGTAACAAGACTATCTGGGATATCCACCAACCTGGGACATACTACGTTACCGAGATCTCGAAGAG TCTTCCCTTGCAGTCTCTTTCCCGCACCAGCATCGAGAGCATGGGATTATATGCAAGCGATTTTACGTGGGCTACCTTTGTGAGCTGTACGAGGATGATAGTAAACAGCACATATAACCCTGTTCCTTGTTTGAGCAAGACCGATGCATTTGCGTATGTTATACTTTCATCTCAAGCGCTTCAGCTGGAGGATACGGAGCGTTTCTGTAGCTTCTTAGCGATGACTCCGGTTATGTTCGATCCAGAACGAATGCAGCTGATGAATGGAAACATGATCTCGCTGGAGCATCCCACAACAGAATACGTCTTCCAGCTCCTGAAGCGTGGATTTCCTGTTCCGATTTACTCAGCAGGTCTTCCTGCTCTGTTTTACGCAGCAGGTCTTCAGGATTTTTCCGGCTTTTATGGTTGTCCAAAAGAAGCTGTATGGTAA
- the LOC109716570 gene encoding rust resistance kinase Lr10-like, with the protein MEYIHKRPSQWVLVLLLALDSTVKILTVLSILCRFVIAPLAIFLFLAHKLWREKKSVDAVEKFLRSQRALAPMRYAYTDLIAITGHFREKLGQGGFGFVSKGVLPGGVLVAVKMLLSNSRCNGEEFINEVSTIGRIHHVNVIKLVGFCSEGSKRALVYEYMPNGSLDKHIFSANGVAGRRTFTWDKLNDIALGIARGINYLHQGCDKRILHFDIKPQNVLLDRNFTPKVSDFGLAKLYPKDTSLVSMSTTRGTTGYIAPELISRSFGVISHKSDVYSFGMLLMEMAGGRRNADPRAENSSQAYYPSWIYDRLTQPEISEISTTFDIAEGERKLCIVGLWCIQIRPSARPAMSKVIEMLEADVETLEMPPKPFFSAEEPIPTISVSCLGSSSEFPAISEDE; encoded by the exons ATGGAATACATTCACAAGCGCCCTTCACAATGGGTTTTGGTTCTCTTGTTGGCATTAGATTCTACTGTAAAAATTTTGACAG TTCTCTCAATTCTCTGCAGATTCGTTATTGCGCCATTGGCAATATTCCTTTTCTTGGCACACAAGTTGTGGAGAGAAAAGAAATCAGTGGATGCCGTCGAGAAGTTCCTTCGAAGCCAGAGGGCGCTCGCGCCGATGAGGTACGCATATACCGACCTCATTGCAATCACAGGCCACTTCCGAGAAAAGCTCGGCCAAGGAGGATTCGGTTTTGTATCCAAAGGAGTTCTCCCTGGCGGCGTTCTTGTGGCAGTGAAGATGTTGTTAAGCAATTCTAGATGCAATGGGGAAGAGTTCATCAACGAGGTCTCTACCATCGGTAGGATCCACCACGTCAACGTGATAAAGCTTGTCGGGTTCTGCTCCGAGGGATCGAAGAGGGCCCTCGTCTATGAGTACATGCCTAACGGATCGCTCGACAAGCATATCTTCTCTGCCAATGGAGTCGCTGGTCGGCGAACATTCACGTGGGACAAACTCAATGACATAGCCTTGGGAATCGCCCGTGGCATCAACTACTTGCACCAGGGATGCGATAAGAGAATTTTACACTTCGATATCAAGCCACAGAATGTCCTCTTAGACCGAAACTTCACTCCAAAGGTTTCGGATTTCGGGCTAGCAAAATTGTACCCAAAGGACACCAGCCTTGTGTCGATGAGTACTACTAGAGGAACAACAGGATACATTGCACCTGAATTGATTTCGAGGAGCTTCGGTGTTATATCTCACAAGTCTGATGTCTACAGCTTCGGAATGCTACTGATGGAGATGGCGGGAGGAAGGAGGAATGCTGACCCTCGAGCTGAGAATTCAAGCCAGGCCTATTATCCTTCATGGATATACGATCGATTAACCCAGCCTGAAATAAGTGAAATAAGCACCACTTTTGATATTGCAGAGGGGGAGCGAAAGTTATGCATTGTTGGATTGTGGTGTATTCAGATAAGACCCTCGGCTCGCCCTGCCATGAGCAaagttatagaaatgctagaagcAGATGTCGAAACACTTGAAATGCCGCCGAAGCCTTTCTTCTCTGCAGAAGAGCCAATTCCTACCATTAGCGTAAGTTGCTTGGGTTCTTCCTCAGAGTTCCCTGCCATCTCAGAAGATGAGTGA